The Doryrhamphus excisus isolate RoL2022-K1 chromosome 18, RoL_Dexc_1.0, whole genome shotgun sequence genome contains a region encoding:
- the LOC131106000 gene encoding uncharacterized protein LOC131106000, translating into MPFQLEAMSSRKRRPNWTDQECYLLSQLVHERKEIIRGKCITGLYDKRQAWEEITHTINTAFPHMQRTVSDCSKKWENLLAKSREEIKRQKMQAGADDDLSLDQFSPLTQIAISVMNPSVQDEDDSPSFDLIDSQQSSGDKDGSAFTTGQQLKSKHELADPALPAYASESSMIPSGQRATPYSNVPKSLAVQFSSHYPAASGEQSNSPCSPCAHAAHCSTLQERMDLEMSVLRRQEAVLKLQEEYYTLKIKRMKTQMDDAPLQS; encoded by the exons ATGCCATTCCAACTGGAGGCAATGTCGAGCAGGAAGCGGAGACCCAACTGGACAGACCAGGAGTGTTATCTGCTTTCCCAGCTCGTCCACGAAAGGAAAGAAATAATTCGAGGGAAGTGCATCACCGGCTTATATGATAAACGACAGGCATGGGAAGAGATAACCCACACCATCAACACGGCCTTTCCACACATGCAGAGAACCGTGTCGGACTGCAGCaaaaagtgggaaaatctgCTGGCAAAGTCCAGGGAGGAGATTAAAAGACAGAAGATGCAAGCAGGCGCAG ACGACGACCTGTCCCTGGATCAGTTTAGTCCTCTCACACAAATCGCAATTTCTGTGATGAACCCTTCAGTACAGGATGAAGACGACTCCCCGTCCTTTGATTTGATTGACAGTCAACAAAGCAG TGGTGACAAAGACGGAAGCGCGTTCACAACAGGACAACAACTTAAAAGTAAACATGAGCTGGCAGATCCTGCGCTCCCGGCCTACGCTTCAGAGTCATCCATGATCCCGTCAGGGCAAAGGGCGACGCCTTATTCCAACGTCCCAAAGTCGCTTGCAGTACAATTTAGCAGTCATTATCCGGCCGCGTCTGGAGAACAGTCCAACTCCCCCTGTTCTCCTTGCGCTCACGCAGCGCACTGTTCCACTCTACAGGAAAGGATGGATCTGGAAATGTCTGTGTTGAGAAGACAGGAGGCAGTCCTCAAGCTGCAAGAGGAATATTACACACTCAAAATAAAGCGGATGAAGACGCAAATGGACGACGCTCCTCTACAGAGCTGA
- the stx18 gene encoding syntaxin-18 → MAVDITLLFKASVKTVKTRNKAIGIGFDSTKDDILKRSRPKNGFSPKAKEVITNITKLKDFLLQHRKDYVSAGSLISSDVSRMTDNERDQIDQDAQIFMRTCSEAIKQLRTEAEKQVTSAQTKEHRGAVLDLIEMYLKGVCKLYSEQRAIRVKRMVDKKRLSRLGSDQHRRVEKVVDEEPAEERAVKEESADKSSSEVLDHSVNLWEEGRVEDELSPEEIQMFEQENQRLVSEMNNLVDEVRQIEGKVVEISRLQEIFSEKVLQQETEIDNIHQLVVGATENVKEGNEDIREAIKNNAGFRVWILFFLVMCSFSLLFLDWYDS, encoded by the exons ATGGCTGTGGATATAACTTTGCTTTTCAAAGCCAGTGTCAAAACAGTCAAAACCAGAAACAAGGCGATTGGAATAGGATTCGATTCGACCaaagatgacattttaaagAGGAGCAGACCGAAGAATGGCTTCTCTCCGAAGGCGAAAGAAGTG ATCACCAACATCACTAAGCTGAAAGACTTTTTACTACAACACAGGAAGGATTATGTGAGTGCAGGAAG TCTCATCTCATCAGACGTCTCCCGTATGACAGACAACGAACGGGATCAGATTGACCAGGATGCCCAGATCTTCATGAGGACATGTTCGGAGGCCATCAAGCAGCTCCGCACCGAAG CTGAGAAGCAGGTGACATCAGCCCAGACTAAAGAACACAGAGGTGCTGTTTTGGACCTCattgaaatgtatttgaaaG GAGTATGTAAGCTGTACTCGGAGCAGAGGGCCATCCGAGTCAAGAGGATGGTGGACAAGAAGAGACT GTCACGACTGGGATCTGACCAGCACAGGCGTGTGGAGAAAGTAGTAGATGAGGAGCCTGCGGAGGAACGGGCCGTCAAGGAGGAGAGCGCTG ACAAGAGTTCTTCAGAGGTGCTGGATCACAGCGTCAACCTGTGGGAAGAGGGCCGAGTAGAGGACGAGCTCTCTCCTGAGGAGATCCAAATG TTTGAACAGGAAAACCAGAGGCTTGTCAGTGAAATGAACAACCTGGTGGACGAAGTGAG ACAAATTGAGGGGAAGGTGGTGGAAATCTCAAGACTGCAGGAGATCTTTTCGGAGAAAGTCCTCCAACAG GAGACGGAGATAGACAACATTCACCAGTTGGTCGTCGGTGCTACGGAGAACGTTAAAGAAGGCAATGAGGATATACGGGAG GCGATCAAAAACAACGCTGGCTTCCGTGTATGGATCCTCTTCTTCCTGGTCATGTGCTCTTTCTCGCTGCTCTTCCTGGACTGGTATGATAGTTAA
- the LOC131106001 gene encoding neuronal vesicle trafficking-associated protein 1-like: protein MVKLGNHLSDKSTGKVVSEDGFDTIPLITPLDASQLHFPAPDKVLVKTKADYDGDSKKGKIRSPKIAEFSISIIEGVSERLKVTLLVICALAFLVCVVFLVVYKVYQYEQPCPDSFVYTQGRCMPAGMYANFPHQVPAGRGRLFALINHYNIAKQTITRSVSPWMTIMSEEKVTQQETETAQKLA from the exons ATGGTCAAATTGGGGAATCATTTGAGTGATAAAAGCACCGGGAAGGTGGTCTCCGAAGACGGCTTTGACACCATCCCCCTCATAACACCCTTAGATGCCAGCCAGCTCCATTTCCCGGCGCCGGACAAG gtGCTGGTGAAGACCAAGGCGGACTATGATGGCGACAGCAAAAAGGGGAAGATCCGATCACCCAAAATCGCTGAATTTTCAATAAGCATCATCGAAGGCGTGTCCGAGCGACTCAAA GTGACCCTGCTGGTGATCTGTGCCCTGGCCTTCTTGGTGTGTGTGGTGTTCCTGGTGGTCTACAAGGTCTACCAGTATGAGCAGCCTTGCCCCGACAGCTTCGTTTACACG CAAGGTCGCTGCATGCCGGCCGGGATGTACGCCAACTTCCCCCATCAGGTCCCTGCAGGCCGCGGGCGCCTCTTCGCCCTCATAAACCACTACAACATCGCCAAGCAGACCATCACTCGCTCCGTATCGCCATGGATGACCATCATGTCTGAGGAGAAGGTCACCCAGCAGGAGACCGAGACGGCCCAGAAGCTGGCTTAA